Proteins encoded by one window of Enterobacter pseudoroggenkampii:
- a CDS encoding PLP-dependent aminotransferase family protein, translated as MKKYQRLAQQIISQIELGVWLPGDKLPSLREQVASSGMSFMTVGHAYQMLESQGRIVARPQSGYYVASRPTAQQPAPPAQVMRDEAVDINTYIFDVLQASRDPSVVPFASAFPDPRLFPLQQLNRSLANVSKTATAMSVIENLPPGNVDLRHAIARRYAQQGMNISPEEIVITAGALEALNLSLQAVTEPGDWVIVENPCFYGALQALERLKLKALSIATDVREGIDLNALEQALNEYPVKACWIMTNSQNPLGFTLSAEKKAQLVALLTQHNVPLIEDDVYSELYFGRDKPLPAKAWDRQDMTLHCSSFSKCLVAGFRIGWVAAGKHARRIQQLQLMSTLSTSSPMQLALVDYLATKRYDAHLRRLRRTLAERKQQAWQSLLRHMPAGVKIHHNDSGYFLWLELPAQLDAGLLSEKALTHHISIAPGKMFSTSDAWTPFFRFNTSWAWGEREEQAVIQLGKLISTMLE; from the coding sequence ATGAAAAAATACCAGCGTCTGGCGCAACAAATTATCTCGCAGATTGAGCTTGGCGTATGGCTGCCGGGTGATAAGCTGCCTTCCCTGCGAGAGCAGGTGGCAAGCAGCGGCATGAGTTTTATGACCGTTGGCCACGCGTATCAGATGCTGGAAAGTCAGGGGCGCATTGTCGCCAGACCGCAGTCGGGCTATTACGTTGCCTCCCGCCCGACCGCACAACAGCCTGCGCCACCCGCTCAGGTGATGCGTGACGAAGCGGTGGATATCAATACCTACATCTTCGACGTCTTACAGGCCAGCCGCGACCCGTCCGTTGTTCCTTTTGCCTCCGCGTTTCCCGATCCCCGTCTTTTCCCGCTTCAGCAGCTCAACCGCTCGCTGGCGAACGTCAGTAAAACCGCGACGGCGATGAGCGTGATTGAGAACCTGCCGCCGGGTAACGTCGATCTCCGCCACGCCATTGCCCGTCGTTACGCGCAGCAGGGGATGAACATCTCCCCGGAAGAGATCGTGATCACCGCAGGCGCCCTCGAGGCGCTGAATCTCAGCCTGCAGGCGGTGACCGAGCCTGGCGACTGGGTGATCGTCGAAAACCCCTGTTTCTACGGCGCGCTGCAGGCGCTGGAACGCCTGAAGCTTAAGGCGTTGTCGATTGCGACAGACGTCCGCGAGGGGATTGACCTGAATGCCCTTGAACAGGCGCTGAATGAGTACCCGGTTAAAGCCTGCTGGATCATGACCAACAGCCAGAACCCGCTCGGCTTCACGCTGAGCGCGGAGAAAAAAGCGCAGCTTGTCGCGCTGTTAACGCAGCACAATGTCCCCTTGATTGAAGACGATGTCTACAGCGAGCTCTATTTTGGCCGCGATAAGCCGCTCCCGGCGAAAGCGTGGGATCGTCAGGACATGACGCTTCACTGCTCGTCCTTTTCAAAATGTCTGGTGGCCGGTTTTCGCATCGGCTGGGTGGCGGCAGGAAAACACGCGCGGCGCATTCAGCAGCTACAGCTGATGAGCACGCTCTCAACCAGTTCTCCCATGCAGCTGGCGCTGGTGGATTACCTGGCGACCAAACGCTACGACGCTCACCTGCGCCGCCTGCGGCGTACGCTGGCCGAGCGAAAGCAGCAGGCCTGGCAGTCACTTCTGCGCCATATGCCTGCCGGCGTCAAAATTCACCATAACGACAGCGGCTATTTTTTGTGGCTGGAGCTTCCGGCACAGCTGGATGCGGGGCTGCTGAGCGAAAAGGCCTTAACGCACCACATCAGCATTGCTCCCGGAAAGATGTTTTCTACCTCTGACGCATGGACGCCATTCTTTCGTTTTAATACCTCCTGGGCCTGGGGAGAGCGGGAAGAGCAGGCGGTCATTCAGTTAGGGAAATTAATTAGCACGATGCTGGAATAA
- a CDS encoding YbjP/YqhG family protein, which yields MMRGIIITLPLLLSACTCVPQQNAAERAEEFYSTYLTFFAESDSEYPQLREYVAADTLSRLNEIESIPEQEILGSDYFAYIQDYDPSWVKRLEVGVAHQFINGEVLPVRIGIENGGFLNLEVYMRREDGKWKIYRVSDVTDRYEHPIFNAGAITRAKSLTESGL from the coding sequence ATGATGAGGGGGATTATAATTACTTTGCCGTTATTATTATCAGCTTGTACGTGCGTACCTCAGCAGAATGCTGCCGAACGAGCGGAAGAATTTTATTCCACATATCTGACGTTTTTTGCGGAAAGTGATAGTGAATACCCTCAGCTTAGAGAGTACGTTGCGGCAGATACACTATCCCGACTTAACGAGATAGAGTCGATTCCTGAACAGGAAATCCTGGGGTCAGATTATTTCGCTTATATTCAGGATTATGATCCCTCCTGGGTGAAGCGGCTTGAGGTTGGTGTGGCGCATCAGTTCATCAATGGCGAAGTTCTTCCTGTCAGGATTGGTATTGAGAACGGCGGGTTTCTTAATCTTGAAGTCTATATGCGTCGTGAAGACGGAAAGTGGAAAATTTACCGCGTGAGTGACGTAACCGATCGCTACGAGCACCCCATATTTAATGCTGGAGCAATTACTCGAGCAAAGTCATTAACGGAAAGCGGACTTTAA